The genomic window ATACTGTTTGGCTCTGGCAGTACCCTCACGGATGTGGGACCTCTTCAAAATTATGTGCGTCCCACAGTCACCAACCTTGGCGTCACCATAGACAGcgattttaaatttgacaagcATATTAATGGCGTTTTAAAATCTAGTTTTTATCATCTGCGGCTTTTATCCAAAGTCAAAccgtttttatcttttaaactttttgaacaagtcgtgcatgcttttatttcttcgcgcctggactactgcaacgcactttattctggcatttcgcAAAACTCGCTTTACCGActgcagttagtccaaaactctgctgcacgacttttaacaggaaccaaaaaacacgatcatatcacaccaattcttgcgtcttcgcactggcttcctgttaattttagagttgattttaagattttattgtttgtttttaaagctttgaatggtctggccccagattacatctcggacctcatcaaaatttacaccccggtgcgcgctctgaggtctgagggccagctccagcttgtggtccctaagaccagactcaaaaccagaggggacagggccttttctgtggttggacctaaactgtggaacgccctgcccccccacgttcaaacagctcccactgtagagtgttttaagtctcatcttaagacccacttttatcctctggcttttaacaccgtgagttgtgtggtcctctgtgtttttttatttatttttatgtgttttattgattttatgtacagttagttattagtcaaattaaatgagcacctatttatttttgattgttgttcctttttattttatgtcactttgtctggATTGGATTGAATCTGGTGAGAGCCAGGTTAGGTATCTGTGATATCATCACATTAGTATTAGTCCGATATTGAAAATTCAGAAGATAATTTTTCAGATACTTTGTGGGTATCAGATTTGTCTTGTTGAAAAGAATGATGTAAGTAtatatatgcaaaaatatgGCTAAATGTTTATGCAATCATGAAGAATTGATTTATattccagataaatacatttgttatttttacaaaagtaaaaagttaatttgtgaacttCACTATATTTTAAGGTAAATTTTCTAAGGATTAAAAAAATTGGTATCGGCAAATATCAAATATAGATATCGGTTCAAAACATCCAATTGGACCATCCCTATTAAACATGTATAACATATAGTATGTTTTGGTCTGGAAAACAAGTCAATGGAAACAAGACAAAGTGGAACGCTCTTATGTCAGCAAGGACACACAAAACTAGGCAGCAGCTTTTCATACTCATTCTTGACTGGTTCTTTTTAACCAATTTGCATTTTCAggttaaaatcaaataaagccATCCAAAATCAGTTTTCATGATAATTTTGTTCTTTCACATCAAATCTATGTGTGTAGAAAACAGCGGTCTGAACGGCCCGGATGCATTGGATctgtttcattaaaatgcaGCAGACGTCACATCTTTGCACTGAAGGAGGCGGGACTGGCCACCTCAAATAAAAACCAGAATGCCAGGAAACAACAGTGGATCTGCTAAGTGTAAAGGAATGTTAAAAAACAATGTGTAAAAACTATCAGACAAATATAAAGTATGACGCGATGTGAATAGCCTCTCTCAAAGTTAATCCTAATCTGTTGGCTGGTTGTTCTTTCTCACATACATTATTGCACAGATTTCAGTGCAGACCACCACTCACTGTTGGCCCAGTACCAGTGCCACATCAGGCCACCTCAAATGACTTGGTCTGTCCATCTCCGTGGCAACCTCCATCCCCCGCCTGGCCTTacaggaagagaggagcagcCAAGGAAGGCCAAGGAGGGCAGGGGAAGGAAGAAGGAGGTGCAGAGATGGTGGGCCCTCACACGTTGATATTCAAGAAGCATTGGAAATGTTCTCTCTGAAGCAACGTTCAGTCTGAGACTGTGCTGACTCACTTCAGGGCAAAAGAGTGAATGGGTGTGTTGGCATAAGATGTGTTTGCAAAAAGCATCTTTACAAGGAGCAATGATCTGTGAAAAACTGCCCAAAGTTATGGCCAAGGCCATTCTCTATGTAATATTTTAGCAAATGTTATAAATGATGGAGTAGGCCTCCTCTTTGGAGACTTAATCCAGGGAATGAGTTTCACAGCAAAAATAAGTGAAGCAGCCCTTTTAATTAGATACCCTTTGTTAAAAGCAAAAATGTCTAGCTGTTTgatgcattttaaaaaaaacaaaaaaacataggcTGTAGCcaccaaatttatttatttttttccaattaggCTTGTAAAAGTTGCCTTTATGCTAATAGAAAATTAATCGAAGGCAACCAAACATCCATATTTATCCGGGACAGTCCCAGGTTTGgccccagcagatttatccaaaaccactgatttgtcccagttttatgcAAGACATATCCCAAGTTTCCcaatttttgaccaatttgataccAGCCAACAGTAAAAATGGTAATATATTGtctattgtttttgttccaATACAGAAAACTGTGTTTGAAAATTACCAGAAGGCCAAAAAGAGCGCTCAGCTGCAATAACAGAAGACTCTCGTGTTATATAGCCCACTGAGCATGGACCGTATGAAGAAGTAGCCTAtgtatttatacatacagtttatAATAATGATTCACACGTGAGTTGAGAATGAACCAAGTGTTTAAAAAAGAGCGCGTCATTAACTCCATTATTATCACCAACCACAACAACTCGAGTGAGTCTAGTGTTTGATTTAGAAAATGCTCACTCAGGGTTCATTGATAACATGCATGATAATACAAGCCCAAAGCTAAGTCAAGTTTCAACATTAAGAGCAGGCTACATAACTTATGAGACAAACCTTTTCCTCCGGGTTTTAAGCTCCATTTGGAAATTGCCCGTCTCCTCTGCACAGGTGCACGAGACCGCGGTCCAACACCTCCTACAACTGCAGCCTGGGACCGGACAGGGACCGGACGGGGACCGGACGGGGACCGGACAAGGACcggacagggagaggaggagaggtgagccGAGAGAAGCACGTTGCACCGGGCCGTATAAATAaagcccccctcctcctctagaGCCCTGCCCCTTCCACGGACCACACGAGTCCACTTTGCCTCTAATAAAGAGAAACAGACGAACAGCAGCTCCCTCACAACAGCCTGAGGTTTAGATTTAGGcccatgcatttatttttaaagtaggTTAGTAAAATTAAAGTAGACTTACTCCAACTTTTGCTACACAACTTACTATAGCCCACTTTAATTCTACAGGTTTtacatggttttatttttattttgtttttatttatttacttatttatttatttttattgaagaagCATtgcgtttttatttatttgatttattatcacttttttttttcttatttaatttcgaaaaggagtgggaaaaaGAAATCTTATTAAATTCCAGCCCTATTACAGACAATGAGCCTGATGATAGAACTGGAACAataaaacagtacattttaagCATGAAGCATTTTTTTGCTTTGACTTGTCGTTCTTGTCCATAAAAGTCTGAGAGCCGCTGAGTACTGTGTCTTACTGTACCAAAGATCTTGTAACACTTCATGCTCCTCAGAATCTTGTCTACTGGTCTCCCCTGGTCACTAATAATGATGTGCCCATGCAGCTAAGAGCTAGGCCTGTGTAAGAGTCTACGACAAAACATTCCTAATGGGTAAATGTATGagaaaaaagtaattaaaacaCATTGGCTTGAGCAGACCACACTGTGCTATGACACATGTGAACAAAAAACAGGTCTGCCAATCACCTACCGCATGCGGTGTGTGGAATCCAATCAAgttgacatgtttttactgcactGTTTTTACTGCTAAGCTTCAGTAATCGTCGTCATTTATTACTTTTTGCCAACCCCcgataaaaatgttaatatagGCCTTTTATATGACTTTTAAAAAAGTCCCTACATCTAATTTTTGGTGAGATATGCTTCAGTTTTGAAAAATGAATTGATACTCGCCCGTGACATCATAccgggggtgttctgcatgtgtaTCTAAGGCGGAATGTTCAACAATTACCGCGGACGCACGCATTAGCAAAGACTgccaaagaaaaaatatcaaattgatttaaacgacacattttcaggagtctgcgaTTAATTCAAGTGTTCATGGTCTTGTTTATTTAGGTGTTCAGGTTATTtaagtttaggtgtttgattttcaacaaaaacatgagaatGACTAATCGAAAAACTGTCATCTAATGCTAGCTAGGGTCTTTAGGctgctaaaataaatatcagaTTTAAGTCTAATTTGAGAAACtgtgcttcagacagagcagtgcccctaGTTTGCATCATACCACAAGGACCAACAAACAGTCAATCTACTGTCTTagcctcattcacacatgcagctTGACTAGGGAACTTAAGTTACCTACATTTTGCCAGGACAGAGCCAGAACTGATTTCCCTGCATTTTTGATCTGGCAATTTCATGGGTAGCCTAAATTACTGGGAAAGTTCAGGAAAGGCTTATGTGTGACTAAAACCATAAAACTGCCAGTCCTGCCTCTCAGTTTCCATGGTTATGAGCTTTGTTTTCTGGTTGTTGCATTCTCAGGAAACTTAAGTGACGCATCAGCCCGTTGCTATGTCAGAGAGCACAGAGCTGAATGTGACATGTGAAGTGTGACCAGAGCAGACCCGGTAAAGTTCTGGGACCTGTGTGTGAATAGGGCTTATCAGACCATCTTTCCAGACGGTGGTTTTACTTCTACTTACTCACTACTTATTTTTGGagaaacagccactccataagagaatgtaccaacaccattgcaagaacagctcaggaccacagtctgccgTACAtatccatctcaaagccactaaccgctcctttgaagacagtgaggaccttagccaaagaaaagaaatggtttgagaggggagttaaagaagcattttttgttaggatAGACAACCCATCTTTGACCATCAATGGGGCCTTAGCCATCATTTATCtcccatttataactccatcctcagacctgaATCTAAGCAAGGAAAACCATTGTGCtagtcagtatgctaataggtgtgaagacacccattaggggcctattattattattttctttaatatttaatttaatcatttctCCATCTAatcacattaacttcaaatcagACACAtacagattacagttactcttacttgagtaattttttcgACCACTAGTTTGTACTTCTATTAAAGTAATATTAAATTACAATACTCTTTGCCCACCCCTGACTACAGTAGAATAAACAATCTTTGGTTGCTACAGAACACataatgtgcttgtgtctgctctatagttataatctatgacacccgtggatcattatgttagaattttattttattttaaattgcagtattcatctaaaacgacttaataaaagaaacaaatccaatgacttctgtgttagaaaacccAATGGGAGCTGCCGTCGCAGTAaaggtcatcacaacaaagagccatgaagTTAGCTGCACCTCCTAAGAATAGCTGCAGAGCACTTTAGTGAatagtgtatgtttttgtttgtaccaaaatgactccACAAtgcagattaagaaaataaaattggagaacaaagtaagtatgctggtggtggtgaaaaggTAGATTGGCAAAagggcatcttgaaaataaacaattaaaaattgggcatgcacaaatcaccccaaaaacaactttgagagggtaaatagttttgttttaaaagttgcTTAAAATATCACAAGACAAGTATCATACTTGTCGTATCTTGTGACTGCAGCATAGTTTGAGATTTACCTGAGAACAAATCTCTACCTCAACAGTCCAACAATATAACCcaagtataagtcacatttttttgcaTCTACAAGTCAAGAACCATAACCATCATGGTTCATTTATTTTCCATTGAACAGAGCTGCGGAGTCATTCTTCAGCTCCCACTCCGCTTCAACCACTTTGTAAAGCTCCATCGTGGCCCTGGCATCCTCCACAGACGAATGACCATTACTCCCCATCTGAAGACACAAGAAAACGCATCTGAACCAGGGGCAACATATAGGTTTGAATATTGGTATTTGCACATGCTGGAGTCGCTATGTTCTTCATATTTTTTGATAGTGTCATCCCAGTTTGCCAGTTTGCCAGTGCATCAGATATGTCTTTTTGAAGAGACAAGTGAGTAAAAAAGGAAACAGAAAAGGCAAATTCAgctaaaaatatggctgtatgttttttaaatatgcaaattattttACATcccaaataaatatattttattattttttacaaaagtaaaaagttaatgTGTGATCTTTATTTCAAATTGAGATTAATGTGTACGctttgctatggattttaaaagttaaatatcAGTTACTGATATATCAGAGATTACTGGTGGTCACAGTAGTAAACCAAATATCCGTATCcgcacaaaaaagtaaaaataaataaataaatcatacacaTCCATATCAGACCATAACTTATTTTAATCAAACTATGActttattaaagaagacatttgttttttctgatatttagtattaaactatttCCCACATAGATCAATGAATAATTAGAAAATAAGTACAgtgggtggagagagggggtaggtgaaaacaggctTACTGAAATATGTATGAATCCATCAAAATAacattgttataacatggttaaaagctcataaaaaaaaaaaaaaaatttacataaCATGTCCCCTTTAAACAAAGTACGGTCAACAGGTCAAAATGATGTATATAAATGAacgtatataaaaaaaagtaagcatGAATAACTGAATTTAAAGTGAATATGGCAGGTTTCCATGTTTTTCTgcttattacttggtttggtgggatagcatctgtgataaatattcaccGAAGCTTTGCATTTGTTAAATGGCcgtttgtggagaaaaaaaaaagttaaagaagaaaagtacaaaaatacagggagTATCATTGAGTTCTAAAATGAAATTGCTCTACCTATGTTATCAACACAGAACCTTCCATTCGAAATTCAGACGATTCACATGCACAGAAGGCATTTTCCTGATAGAtgaaacattgatttaacaaaataaaagtgtggttatttttgtattagtctaaCAATAACTCCTGTGCAAAGACAATGTGCTAtgttttagcccttgtttaaattatggttgctaggtaagtAAACaggaattacctctacgtatATGATATCTGCtgctcatgtccaaccaggaagtcaaattattaAGTAATTaacttcaccaaaatgtaaaaaaactaGGCTTGAATTCTTTTTGTAAAACCTTAAATATAATTCAGTTAACTATGTTTCAATGAAATTAGGATTCTAACCTGTGATactgactattattattattgtgtaaagcactttggtcgaCTGTGTTGGTTTTAAAgagctctataaataaagttggatttgaTTTTTACAGAAGAGGGTGGCGATACCTGGATGTCCTTGTTGAAGATAGCCTTCATGAGCCTCTTGAGTGAAGCTGGCTGATGCTCGGGGAATCCAGCCATAGCATTGAGCAGAGGGACCCGGGATGTGTCTCTGATCAGAGTTCTTGGGTGGTAGTAGTTTAGCACTCTGAGGTTGTTGTGAATGGCATGTCCAATCAGCACCTTCCCCATGAGCAGCTTCAGGATCTGACAGTGACAAAATATAAGCTCTCAGAACCACTGCCAGCCTTGCCAGCCTGACTATTATTGTTTGGGTCTGAAGTAGAtcttatggatttgaaaaaaaaaaaggttcatttTGTAATGTGAGTTGACAAAAATGAGTACCTCCTCTTAACATTTTTCCAACTATATTCAAATGACACAGTTTTtgcaaagctttaaaaaatagGTAAGCAATTTATTTAGTACTTGCCTAGTTTTATATAGCCCAATAAGGGCGTTCATGAttaatttgttcatttgttggAATCACCCTTAAAGGcttaaaaaaggtttaaaaaaaacaaaaaaacaacaacgacaaaacaaacaatgaatATATGTAATGTGCATATTGGAGATATCAGTTGGCCAATATAtggccaatatttgcactttttagtgtATCGGCTATTGGCCTTTTTGATTTGTACACTTTTGTAcacaagagaaaacacaaaacgTAACTTGATTTGTGGTAAAAAGGTctcatttggggaaaataagaaaaatctgtctcacatattggcccaaaaatatccgCAGAGCTTATTGTACATTGGCTTCTCTGGATTCCAAATCGGGgcatgaaaaaaactaaaacatcagTCAATCTCTATTGGATATAagaaaatatatgaatatacCATTTGCAAAAAAACCCATTAGCACTTTGCTCTTTGTCTACTAGTGTTCTGAAGAGCCAAATTGATtgaagtgcaataaaaatacttctCTCCTTTAGCCAATTTATATTATTGTCATTAATATGATCATCATATTAATgacatttattgtttttattaccaTCATATTATGAtggtaataaaaacaacagattttcCAAACTAATATATCCATTTTTAACTCTTTGTAGTAACATCTGAGAACCTAcacaataaatacagtaaattgTATTACGCATGACATCAAGCTGAAGCTAAACAGTATAAGTTGGCATacacaactttttttcttctcaccTCTTTCCTGGCCTGGTTGTATGGCATAGCCCCGTGTAGATGACTCTTCCTGATGCCGCTCCATTGTGTGCGGTAGTCTGTTATGGGCAGCATCGGGCAGATAAACTTATCGTACACCACGTCTCCATCATACGAGACAATACTGCACCGTGCGAGCAGGCTTATGTGGCCTTTGTAACCTGCGCCCACCATCTTACAGTCTATGGCCAAGCACTTAGACGGCGTGACTACTGGAAAGGAGAAGTGAACGATCCTTTCTCCACTATGTTGTGTAGATGAAATAGCAGCAGCAATGGAGACGTCCCTTTTAGAATCCAGAGGTCTCACaccagaagaagaggagggctGGTTGtgcactgaggtggttggctgACAGTGCTGCTGCGAAGTGGAGCTAGTAATAACCTGAGCAGCCCGCACAGGAGCAGAGGTATGGGAAGAGGACGGACCCAAACTGACTCCTGAATGAATCGTACCTTTGATAGAAGTGCCATGAGACTCTGTATAATCAGTTTCATTGCAATGTGGTGTGTTAGTATTGTCTGTATTATTTGGCACGTTCCATTGTATCGTCTTTTTCCATTTCCTCTTCTGCTGCATCTTGTCCAGAGGTGGGTTGTTATCCGACATGGTTTAGCTGTTtgtaactgtaaaacaaaaatacataactaAAATAATGTCAAATGTTACTTTTGGTAGCCACACCCCATAcatagtagtgttgtcacaatattaaaatttcaaacttgattttgataccaaggaATCAAGTCAGTactctgaaaacactctgtatTTACACAATAGGATAATAGGATGCCActatcaacattaaataataatagtttcttttatattaccatgacTTCttatatgtgtaatccctcagtcatcgaGGTGTATgtgtatcagaactagtataagatcTAGTTCTTATACagaactattcaggaaaggttcatttctgtactGTTGTTGATGTGACTTTCAAATGTCTTTCAATCTAGTTTGAATACTAGTTACTAGATATTATCTGATTGTCGATAATTTTCACAATAGACAATAGACAATAtcatgatgtcacactcccagaTTGTTCCTGTTCCATTGTACTCATGAAATATCTTATGAAatgtccaaaaagtaaattcaaatgttgaacctgatcatttctatcctTGGCTACATGGCTAGACCCAAGatctcactgtattacaacaaaaaacagcatttaacaatttaacaaaatcctatcagtgaaaaatatgattgaccaaaataatgtagtgatgtcatctgaaacccaggaCTACAGTGTAAAACCATGTAATATCCCAAAACCTCAAACTCTGACTGcaatgttattatgttattacaGATGACATACACctagacaactgagggattacacagaccgcatggtaatataaaagaaagtactgctatttaatgttgaaaatgacaatcgactgtctaaataaagagtgttttcatTGTCATGGTGATATCTGAAtgtatatacacagtctatggttgttcACACCTAATTGTACCATAACATGAAGAGTGACCTGTGCATTTGTTTGTGGTGGCATAGTAAACTCTTCAGTACCAGAAAAGTGTCAATATAATTAAAGATCAAAACAATCAGACAGATAAACAAGGTGATAATTACAGCATATTCCATTGCTTTAAGAATGGCATTACTCACGTCTTTGTTGGATCGCGGCGTTGATAAGGACCACATAATAAAACAAGCTTtaaaaatttgaatttgaattccTAACGTTGTATTCTTCCAATCATCTAGGACCACACTACAGTATATCATTCTAAATTCAGATATAACGCATTATTTATCTTGGGTGGAGTAACTGTCCTATTTTTTACTGAACCGAAAGTTAAACAAACCTTTTGCTACTCGTGAATGCTGCAGCACATGTAAAAGTGCCAGGTCAAAACAGCTTCTGATTGGTTCCAGGTTATCATGCATTCAAGATCCATTATTTATTCGTGTGAATTGAATGAACGTTGTAATAATATAGTAATTTTATCTAAtctaaatcagaaaataaatcTACGATAACAAATACGAATAACATTACAATATTATTTACTTTACAAGATAATCACCAGCTTATCTTTTATTCGTATAATTTTAGTGGATAATATTCAAATAACGCTCAGGCTGCAAAGACATACCACAATTGCAACTGAATGCAACCACCCATGAGCTAGCACATTAGCTGTTGTTAGCACTTGTACTCCTAGTCCTAAGACtacgattttgatactaagaaacaGATAAAGTTTTTGAATATGGCAAACTCAACACTTATGACAAAAATTAATGACTTTGTACTTTGTAACTTACTTATAGAATAACTGCTCTTTACTCCAGATACCCTTCAGTCtggcctctgtctctgctggcGTTCAGGGCCACAGCTCATGCCTTGGCCTTTCCCAGGGAGGACAGCCACAACTGAGACCCTTCCTTTGGGACGGTGAAGCCAGAGGAGTTCCAGGAAAACCAGAGTCAGAGCTCACTGCTGGGGCATATATTCAGGAAACACGTCAAACCAAAGAAACAGCATGAAATACGCAAGCTGGGCACGGTAGAGTTTTATCGTTTTCTTAAAGCTTATATcaagctattttctgatctatgttataatgtcgtttgcTCATCCAAAACATAGTATCCATAGTTTTACTTTGTTCCATTTACAATTGTCtttagaaaacactgttccatcttgtgatgtcatgtggtaatacagaaagtg from Periophthalmus magnuspinnatus isolate fPerMag1 chromosome 22, fPerMag1.2.pri, whole genome shotgun sequence includes these protein-coding regions:
- the LOC117390831 gene encoding interferon-stimulated 20 kDa exonuclease-like 2, producing MSDNNPPLDKMQQKRKWKKTIQWNVPNNTDNTNTPHCNETDYTESHGTSIKGTIHSGVSLGPSSSHTSAPVRAAQVITSSTSQQHCQPTTSVHNQPSSSSGVRPLDSKRDVSIAAAISSTQHSGERIVHFSFPVVTPSKCLAIDCKMVGAGYKGHISLLARCSIVSYDGDVVYDKFICPMLPITDYRTQWSGIRKSHLHGAMPYNQARKEILKLLMGKVLIGHAIHNNLRVLNYYHPRTLIRDTSRVPLLNAMAGFPEHQPASLKRLMKAIFNKDIQMGSNGHSSVEDARATMELYKVVEAEWELKNDSAALFNGK